The following are encoded together in the Phaseolus vulgaris cultivar G19833 chromosome 9, P. vulgaris v2.0, whole genome shotgun sequence genome:
- the LOC137822733 gene encoding uncharacterized protein isoform X4, with protein sequence MVSTRRNSGSFSNNTNKRASSSEDKTPSPSPKRQKVDNVAAASEKPMPPPENSKDLGMSEPPPDPGECESRDAQIADAGNLDGKAEPTPPIADGSTPTVVADKPRGSFSSWAIYQKQNPNFEASVPWCRLLSQSAQNPNVLICTPNFTIGSSRGCNFPLKDQTISGNLCKIKHTQREGSAVAVLESTGSKGSVVVNGTLVKKSTSCVLNSGDEVVFGLIGNHSYIFQQINPEVAVKAAEIQGGVGKFFQIERRAGDPSAVAGASILASLSSLRRDLTRWKSPSQTTSKPHQGTDVPSHSVLPDGTESGLDGLEGNSAPNIATDKAADVGASDKDLPMDCDSDDAGTEAGNVKISGVNAFLGPFFRILAGSTCKVKLSKSIFKQVFEERHGTRDAQAASTSGTSLRTAVFKEDVLAAILDRKEIEVSFDNFPYYLSENTKNVLIAACFIHLKHREHAKYTTDLTTINPRILLSGPAGSEIYQEMLAKALAKHFGAKLLIFDSHLPLGGLTSKEAELLKDGFNADKSCGCANQSPLTTDMARSMDPQASEPDTPNSSNAPTPYGFESQLKLEADNVPSTSGTAKNCVFKLGDRVKYSSSSGGIYQLQTISARYSNRIYRGPANGSRGKVVLLFDDNPLSKIGVRFDKPIPDGVDLGGCCEGGQGFFCHVNDLRLENSGIEELDKVLINTLFEVVVSESRNEPFILFMKDAEKSIVGNGDPFSFKSRLENLPDNVVVIGSHTHTDSRKEKSHPGGLLFTKFGSNQTALLDLAFPDSFGRLHDRGKEVPKPNKTLTKLFPNKVTIHMPQDEALLASWKQQLDRDVETLKIKGNLHNLRSVLSRCGVECEGLESLCTKDQTLSIENAEKIVGWAISRHLMQNAETDPDAKLVLSCESIQYGIGILQSIQNESKSLKKSLKDIVTENEFEKRLLADVIPPNDIGVTFDDIGALENVKDTLKELVMLPLQRPELFCKGQLTKPCKGILLFGPPGTGKTMLAKAVATEAGANFINISMSSITSKWFGEGEKYVKAVFSLASKIAPSVIFVDEVDSMLGRRENPGEHEAMRKMKNEFMVNWDGLRTKDSERVLVLAATNRPFDLDEAVIRRLPRRLMVNLPDAPNRAKILKVILAKEDLSSGLDLNAIASMTDGYSGSDLKNLCVTAAQRPIKEILEKEKKEQAAALAEGRAAPAKCGSKDIRSLNMEDFKHAHQQVCASVSSESVNMTELQQWNELYGEGGSRIKRTLSYFM encoded by the exons ATGGTTTCAACCAGACGCAACAGTGGATCTTTCTCTAACAACACCAACAAGAGGGCTTCTTCTTCTGAAGACAAAACTCCCTCTCCTTCCCCCAAGCGACAAAAG GTCGACAATGTTGCTGCCGCCTCGGAGAAACCGATGCCGCCGCCGGAAAATTCCAAGGATTTGGGCATGTCGGAGCCACCCCCTGATCCCGGAGAATGCGAATCTCGAGACGCTCAGATCGCCGACGCCGGCAATCTAGACGGCAAGGCCGAACCCACGCCGCCGATCGCCGATG GTTCTACACCGACTGTGGTTGCTGATAAACCTAGGGGTTCGTTCTCTTCTTGGGCTATATATCAGAAGCAAAACCCAAATTTCGAAGCTTCAGTTCCCTGGTGCAGACTCTTGTCTCAATCTGCGCAG AATCCGAATGTTTTAATTTGCACACCCAACTTTACTATTGGGTCTAGTCGGGGTTGCAATTTCCCGTTGAAGGATCAGACTATAAGTGGAAATTTGTGCAAGATCAAGCACACGCAG CGCGAGGGAAGTGCAGTGGCCGTGCTAGAAAGTACGGGTAGCAAAGGATCGGTGGTAGTGAATGGCACGCTCGTCAAGAAGAGTACCAGCTGTGTGCTTAACTCGGGGGACGAGGTGGTTTTTGGTTTGATTGGGAATCATTCTTAT ATTTTTCAGCAAATAAATCCTGAAGTTGCAGTCAAGGCTGCAGAAATTCAGGGTGGTGTTGGCAAGTTTTTCCAGATTGAAAGGAGGGCTGGAGACCCTTCAGCCGTGGCTGGAGCTTCTATTCTGGCTTCTCTTTCTAGCCTCAGACGGGATCTTACAAGATGGAAGTCTCCTTCACAGACTACCAGTAAACCTCATCAGGGTACTGATGTTCCTAGTCATTCTGTTCTCCCTGATGGTACAGAGTCTGGGCTCGATGGTCTGGAAGGCAACTCTGCTCCAAATATAGCGACAGATAAAGCTGCTGATGTTGGAGCAAGCGACAAGGATTTGCCTATGGATTGCGATTCAGATGATGCTGGCACAGAGGCAGGCAATGTAAAAATCTCTGGGGTGAATGCTTTCCTAGGGCCTTTCTTCAGGATTCTAGCTGGATCTACTTGTAAAGTGAAATTGAGCAAAAGTATCTTTAAACAGGTATTCGAAGAAAGACATGGAACGAGGGATGCGCAAGCTGCATCGACTTCGGGTACTTCTTTACGCACTGCAGTTTTTAAAGAGGATGTTCTTGCTGCAATACTGGATAGGAAAGAAATAGAAGTGTCCTTTGACAACTTCCCTTACTACTTAAG TGAGAATACAAAAAATGTTCTAATTGCAGCTTGCTTTATACACCTGAAGCATAGAGAACATGCAAAGTACACCACCGATCTTACAACCATAAACCCTCGGATTCTACTTTCAGGACCTGCAG GGTCAGAAATATATCAGGAGATGTTAGCAAAAGCACTTGCGAAACACTTTGGAGCTAAATTGCTCATATTTGATAGCCATTTGCCTTTGGGT GGTTTAACATCCAAGGAAGCTGAGCTGCTAAAAGATGGATTTAATGCAGATAAGTCCTGTGGCTGTGCTAACCAAAGTCCTTTAACTACAGACATGGCTAGGAGCATGGATCCACAAGCTAGTGAACCAGATACACCTAACTCCTCAAATGCACCTACTCCATATGGCTTTGAGTCTCAACTTAAGTTGGAAGCTGATAATGTACCATCTACGTCTGGGACAGCTAAAAATTGTGTGTTTAAACTAG GTGACAGGGTAAAATACAGTTCATCTTCTGGGGGAATATATCAGCTTCAGACAATTTCTGCAAGGTACAG CAATCGCATATACAGGGGTCCAGCTAATGGAAGTCGGGGGAAGGTTGTCTTACTTTTTGATGATAATCCCTTGTCAAAAATTGGTGTAAGATTTGATAAACCCATACCTGATGGAGTTGACCTTGGAGGTTGCTGTGAGGGTGGTCAAGGATTTTTCTGCCATG TGAATGATCTTCGGTTGGAAAACAGTGGCATTGAAGAACTTGACAAAGTTCTCATTAATACATTATTTGAG GTTGTGGTTAGTGAGAGCAGAAATGAACCCTTCATTTTGTTCATGAAAGATGCAGAGAAGTCTATAGTAGGAAATGGAGATCCGTTTTCATTTAAAAGTAGGCTTGAAAATCTTCCGGACAATGTGGTGGTAataggttcacacactcacacTGACAGTCGCAAGGAGAAG TCACATCCTGGGGGTTTACTTTTTACAAAGTTTGGCAGTAATCAGACTGCTCTTCTTGATTTGGCTTTCCCG GATAGTTTTGGAAGATTGCATGACAGGGGAAAGGAGGTCCCAAAGCCAAACAAAACCTTAACTAAGCTTTTCCCGAATAAAGTGACAATTCACATGCCACAG GATGAAGCACTTCTAGCATCTTGGAAGCAGCAACTTGATCGAGATGTTGAGACTCTTAAAATTAAAGGAAATTTGCACAATTTACGATCT GTTTTGAGCCGCTGTGGGGTGGAATGTGAAGGACTTGAATCCTTGTGCACTAAGGATCAAACTCTTAGTATTGAAA ATGCAGAAAAGATTGTTGGTTGGGCTATAAGCCGTCATCTCATGCAGAATGCTGAAACTGATCCTGATGCAAAGCTTGTGTTGTCTTGTGAGAg CATCCAGTATGGAATTGGGATCTTACAGTCTATCCAGAATGAGTCAAAAAGCCTGAAAAAGTCTCTTAAG GATATTGTAACAGAAAATGAGTTTGAAAAGAGGCTTTTGGCTGATGTTATTCCACCTAACGACATTGGTGTTACTTTTGATGATATTGGTGCTCTTGAAAATGTCAAGGACACATTGAAGGAATTGGTTATGCTTCCTTTACAGAGGCCCGAGTTATTTTGCAAAGGACAATTAACCAAG CCATGCAAGGGCATCCTTTTATTTGGCCCTCCTGGAACAGGCAAGACAATGCTTGCAAAGGCAGTTGCTACTGAAGCTGGTGCAAATTTCATCAACATTTCCATGTCAAGTATCACATCTAAG TGGTTTGGTGAGGGTGAAAAATATGTGAAAGCTGTTTTTTCCCTGGCAAGTAAAATTGCTCCTAGCGTGATATTTGTTGACGAA GTCGATAGCATGTTGGGCAGGAGGGAAAATCCTGGGGAGCATGAGGCCATGCGAAAGATGAAAAATGAATTCATGGTAAATTGGGATGGCTTACGCACAAAGGATTCAGAGAGGGTTCTGGTGCTTGCAGCCACTAATAGGCCTTTTGACCTAGATGAAGCTGTCATAAGGAGGCTGCCTCGGAG GTTAATGGTAAATTTGCCAGATGCTCCAAATAGAGCAAAAATATTGAAAGTTATACTGGCAAAAGAAGACTTGTCTTCTGGTCTTGATTTGAATGCAATTGCAAGTATGACTGATGGATATTCCGGAAGTGATCTTAAG AATTTGTGTGTAACTGCTGCACAGCGGCCCAttaaagagatattagagaaggAAAAAAAG GAACAGGCTGCTGCTCTAGCAGAAGGTAGAGCTGCTCCCGCAAAGTGTGGAAGCAAAGATATCCGATCTTTAAACATGGAAGATTTCAAACATGCACATCAACAG GTCTGTGCAAGCGTTTCGTCTGAATCTGTAAATATGACCGAGCTTCAACAATGGAATGAACTATACGGTGAAGGTGGTTCAAGAATAAAAAGAACACTAAGCTATTTCATGTGA
- the LOC137822733 gene encoding uncharacterized protein isoform X3, with product MVSTRRNSGSFSNNTNKRASSSEDKTPSPSPKRQKVDNVAAASEKPMPPPENSKDLGMSEPPPDPGECESRDAQIADAGNLDGKAEPTPPIADGSTPTVVADKPRGSFSSWAIYQKQNPNFEASVPWCRLLSQSAQNPNVLICTPNFTIGSSRGCNFPLKDQTISGNLCKIKHTQREGSAVAVLESTGSKGSVVVNGTLVKKSTSCVLNSGDEVVFGLIGNHSYIFQQINPEVAVKAAEIQGGVGKFFQIERRAGDPSAVAGASILASLSSLRRDLTRWKSPSQTTSKPHQGTDVPSHSVLPDGTESGLDGLEGNSAPNIATDKAADVGASDKDLPMDCDSDDAGTEAGNVKISGVNAFLGPFFRILAGSTCKVKLSKSIFKQVFEERHGTRDAQAASTSGTSLRTAVFKEDVLAAILDRKEIEVSFDNFPYYLSENTKNVLIAACFIHLKHREHAKYTTDLTTINPRILLSGPAGSEIYQEMLAKALAKHFGAKLLIFDSHLPLGGLTSKEAELLKDGFNADKSCGCANQSPLTTDMARSMDPQASEPDTPNSSNAPTPYGFESQLKLEADNVPSTSGTAKNCVFKLGDRVKYSSSSGGIYQLQTISARGPANGSRGKVVLLFDDNPLSKIGVRFDKPIPDGVDLGGCCEGGQGFFCHVNDLRLENSGIEELDKVLINTLFEVVVSESRNEPFILFMKDAEKSIVGNGDPFSFKSRLENLPDNVVVIGSHTHTDSRKEKSHPGGLLFTKFGSNQTALLDLAFPDSFGRLHDRGKEVPKPNKTLTKLFPNKVTIHMPQFQVEKCQGLNLSPLYLTIVNVCFLIQDEALLASWKQQLDRDVETLKIKGNLHNLRSVLSRCGVECEGLESLCTKDQTLSIENAEKIVGWAISRHLMQNAETDPDAKLVLSCESIQYGIGILQSIQNESKSLKKSLKDIVTENEFEKRLLADVIPPNDIGVTFDDIGALENVKDTLKELVMLPLQRPELFCKGQLTKPCKGILLFGPPGTGKTMLAKAVATEAGANFINISMSSITSKWFGEGEKYVKAVFSLASKIAPSVIFVDEVDSMLGRRENPGEHEAMRKMKNEFMVNWDGLRTKDSERVLVLAATNRPFDLDEAVIRRLPRRLMVNLPDAPNRAKILKVILAKEDLSSGLDLNAIASMTDGYSGSDLKNLCVTAAQRPIKEILEKEKKEQAAALAEGRAAPAKCGSKDIRSLNMEDFKHAHQQVCASVSSESVNMTELQQWNELYGEGGSRIKRTLSYFM from the exons ATGGTTTCAACCAGACGCAACAGTGGATCTTTCTCTAACAACACCAACAAGAGGGCTTCTTCTTCTGAAGACAAAACTCCCTCTCCTTCCCCCAAGCGACAAAAG GTCGACAATGTTGCTGCCGCCTCGGAGAAACCGATGCCGCCGCCGGAAAATTCCAAGGATTTGGGCATGTCGGAGCCACCCCCTGATCCCGGAGAATGCGAATCTCGAGACGCTCAGATCGCCGACGCCGGCAATCTAGACGGCAAGGCCGAACCCACGCCGCCGATCGCCGATG GTTCTACACCGACTGTGGTTGCTGATAAACCTAGGGGTTCGTTCTCTTCTTGGGCTATATATCAGAAGCAAAACCCAAATTTCGAAGCTTCAGTTCCCTGGTGCAGACTCTTGTCTCAATCTGCGCAG AATCCGAATGTTTTAATTTGCACACCCAACTTTACTATTGGGTCTAGTCGGGGTTGCAATTTCCCGTTGAAGGATCAGACTATAAGTGGAAATTTGTGCAAGATCAAGCACACGCAG CGCGAGGGAAGTGCAGTGGCCGTGCTAGAAAGTACGGGTAGCAAAGGATCGGTGGTAGTGAATGGCACGCTCGTCAAGAAGAGTACCAGCTGTGTGCTTAACTCGGGGGACGAGGTGGTTTTTGGTTTGATTGGGAATCATTCTTAT ATTTTTCAGCAAATAAATCCTGAAGTTGCAGTCAAGGCTGCAGAAATTCAGGGTGGTGTTGGCAAGTTTTTCCAGATTGAAAGGAGGGCTGGAGACCCTTCAGCCGTGGCTGGAGCTTCTATTCTGGCTTCTCTTTCTAGCCTCAGACGGGATCTTACAAGATGGAAGTCTCCTTCACAGACTACCAGTAAACCTCATCAGGGTACTGATGTTCCTAGTCATTCTGTTCTCCCTGATGGTACAGAGTCTGGGCTCGATGGTCTGGAAGGCAACTCTGCTCCAAATATAGCGACAGATAAAGCTGCTGATGTTGGAGCAAGCGACAAGGATTTGCCTATGGATTGCGATTCAGATGATGCTGGCACAGAGGCAGGCAATGTAAAAATCTCTGGGGTGAATGCTTTCCTAGGGCCTTTCTTCAGGATTCTAGCTGGATCTACTTGTAAAGTGAAATTGAGCAAAAGTATCTTTAAACAGGTATTCGAAGAAAGACATGGAACGAGGGATGCGCAAGCTGCATCGACTTCGGGTACTTCTTTACGCACTGCAGTTTTTAAAGAGGATGTTCTTGCTGCAATACTGGATAGGAAAGAAATAGAAGTGTCCTTTGACAACTTCCCTTACTACTTAAG TGAGAATACAAAAAATGTTCTAATTGCAGCTTGCTTTATACACCTGAAGCATAGAGAACATGCAAAGTACACCACCGATCTTACAACCATAAACCCTCGGATTCTACTTTCAGGACCTGCAG GGTCAGAAATATATCAGGAGATGTTAGCAAAAGCACTTGCGAAACACTTTGGAGCTAAATTGCTCATATTTGATAGCCATTTGCCTTTGGGT GGTTTAACATCCAAGGAAGCTGAGCTGCTAAAAGATGGATTTAATGCAGATAAGTCCTGTGGCTGTGCTAACCAAAGTCCTTTAACTACAGACATGGCTAGGAGCATGGATCCACAAGCTAGTGAACCAGATACACCTAACTCCTCAAATGCACCTACTCCATATGGCTTTGAGTCTCAACTTAAGTTGGAAGCTGATAATGTACCATCTACGTCTGGGACAGCTAAAAATTGTGTGTTTAAACTAG GTGACAGGGTAAAATACAGTTCATCTTCTGGGGGAATATATCAGCTTCAGACAATTTCTGCAAG GGGTCCAGCTAATGGAAGTCGGGGGAAGGTTGTCTTACTTTTTGATGATAATCCCTTGTCAAAAATTGGTGTAAGATTTGATAAACCCATACCTGATGGAGTTGACCTTGGAGGTTGCTGTGAGGGTGGTCAAGGATTTTTCTGCCATG TGAATGATCTTCGGTTGGAAAACAGTGGCATTGAAGAACTTGACAAAGTTCTCATTAATACATTATTTGAG GTTGTGGTTAGTGAGAGCAGAAATGAACCCTTCATTTTGTTCATGAAAGATGCAGAGAAGTCTATAGTAGGAAATGGAGATCCGTTTTCATTTAAAAGTAGGCTTGAAAATCTTCCGGACAATGTGGTGGTAataggttcacacactcacacTGACAGTCGCAAGGAGAAG TCACATCCTGGGGGTTTACTTTTTACAAAGTTTGGCAGTAATCAGACTGCTCTTCTTGATTTGGCTTTCCCG GATAGTTTTGGAAGATTGCATGACAGGGGAAAGGAGGTCCCAAAGCCAAACAAAACCTTAACTAAGCTTTTCCCGAATAAAGTGACAATTCACATGCCACAG TTTCAGGTAGAAAAATGCCAAGGACTAAACTTGTCACCATTATATCTGACAATAGTCAATGTATGTTTCCTGATACAGGATGAAGCACTTCTAGCATCTTGGAAGCAGCAACTTGATCGAGATGTTGAGACTCTTAAAATTAAAGGAAATTTGCACAATTTACGATCT GTTTTGAGCCGCTGTGGGGTGGAATGTGAAGGACTTGAATCCTTGTGCACTAAGGATCAAACTCTTAGTATTGAAA ATGCAGAAAAGATTGTTGGTTGGGCTATAAGCCGTCATCTCATGCAGAATGCTGAAACTGATCCTGATGCAAAGCTTGTGTTGTCTTGTGAGAg CATCCAGTATGGAATTGGGATCTTACAGTCTATCCAGAATGAGTCAAAAAGCCTGAAAAAGTCTCTTAAG GATATTGTAACAGAAAATGAGTTTGAAAAGAGGCTTTTGGCTGATGTTATTCCACCTAACGACATTGGTGTTACTTTTGATGATATTGGTGCTCTTGAAAATGTCAAGGACACATTGAAGGAATTGGTTATGCTTCCTTTACAGAGGCCCGAGTTATTTTGCAAAGGACAATTAACCAAG CCATGCAAGGGCATCCTTTTATTTGGCCCTCCTGGAACAGGCAAGACAATGCTTGCAAAGGCAGTTGCTACTGAAGCTGGTGCAAATTTCATCAACATTTCCATGTCAAGTATCACATCTAAG TGGTTTGGTGAGGGTGAAAAATATGTGAAAGCTGTTTTTTCCCTGGCAAGTAAAATTGCTCCTAGCGTGATATTTGTTGACGAA GTCGATAGCATGTTGGGCAGGAGGGAAAATCCTGGGGAGCATGAGGCCATGCGAAAGATGAAAAATGAATTCATGGTAAATTGGGATGGCTTACGCACAAAGGATTCAGAGAGGGTTCTGGTGCTTGCAGCCACTAATAGGCCTTTTGACCTAGATGAAGCTGTCATAAGGAGGCTGCCTCGGAG GTTAATGGTAAATTTGCCAGATGCTCCAAATAGAGCAAAAATATTGAAAGTTATACTGGCAAAAGAAGACTTGTCTTCTGGTCTTGATTTGAATGCAATTGCAAGTATGACTGATGGATATTCCGGAAGTGATCTTAAG AATTTGTGTGTAACTGCTGCACAGCGGCCCAttaaagagatattagagaaggAAAAAAAG GAACAGGCTGCTGCTCTAGCAGAAGGTAGAGCTGCTCCCGCAAAGTGTGGAAGCAAAGATATCCGATCTTTAAACATGGAAGATTTCAAACATGCACATCAACAG GTCTGTGCAAGCGTTTCGTCTGAATCTGTAAATATGACCGAGCTTCAACAATGGAATGAACTATACGGTGAAGGTGGTTCAAGAATAAAAAGAACACTAAGCTATTTCATGTGA